The following is a genomic window from Bacillus sp. FJAT-52991.
TTCCGGTTCATTGGCATCCCAACAACCGGCCAGTAGAAGGGGCGTCATGAGAAAGGCAGTGTATAGTAGTATTTGTTTGACATAATTCTTCATGACGAACCTCCTCCTTTTGTTTTGTCCTGAAGGTTCATTGCGCTAATTCGCTTATTATCTAGTTGAGCTGGTAATTTTAAGAGTGTTTTTAATGTGTTCTTAAAACTCATCTCGCTGGCTACATGTAAGTAAGGCACACCGAATGAATGAATATTAGCGACACATGTTCCTATTAAAAAAATAGATACAAAAAAACCGAATAAACCGAATAAGGCAACAAGAGTAATGACAAAAAAGCGTATTAAAGATACAGTACCAACTAATGTTTGATTGACTAGGGTAAAGGTAGCGATCGTTGATGCGGCGATCACTACCAGCATAGCAGGACTTGTCAATCCAGCTCGAATAGCGGCATCCCCAATAATTAACCCGCCAATTACACTTAATGTTTGTCCAACGGATAGCGGAAGCCTCATTCCAGCTTCTCGAAATACTTCAAATAAAATAAGCATTAACAAAGCCTCCATCGCCGTCGGAAAAGGCACGCCTCTTCTTGATTCAATGACGGTTGCTAACAAAGTGAGTGGGACTTGATTTTGATGAAAGGAAGTCAACGCTACCCAAAAGCCTGGAAGAAAAGCGGCGACAGCAATACCAACCACTCTTATTAAGCGTTCGGAAGCATTATAGACATAATTAGTTTCACTATCTTCTGCTGTCTTTAATAAGGAGAATAAATTAACTGGCATAATAGAAGCATACGAGACGCCATCAATTAAAAGAATAAATCGACCACTGAGCAATGATTGCACAGCAAAGTCTGGGCGGCCGGTATACGCATGACGAGGAAACAGAAAATAAGGGCTATCATTTATCAGTTCCTCAAGTTGTGTTCCACTATATACACCGTCCACATCAATGGCTGTAATTTTTGTTTTAATTTCATCAAGAACTTGTTGATCAATGATATCGTCCATATAAAGAAGAGCGACTTTCGTTTTTGAACGTTTGCCTATTTCCAATGTTTCACTTCTTAGAGACGTTGTTCGTAACCTTTTTCTAATTAATGCATGATTGACGATTATATCTTCAATAAAGTTATCACGCGGGCCTTTGACGGTTATTTCCATGGTAGACTCTTCTGTATCCCGTTGAGGTCTATCAGATATATCGACTGAATAAATGACTGCTCCAGAGTGAAAGATGAGCAATAGCTTACCTGAAAAAATATCCATTTCTGCTTTTTCATTGTTGGTAACAACTTGTAAAGTAGGTAGCTTTAGTGATTGCATCCAATCTTCGGTAAACTCACTTGGTGGGTTCTTTAAAAATTCCTCTAGCTTTCTCGGAACCGTTTTATAGAGCATATCGGTGCTAACAAGTCCACTACAATAGATGAGGGTGACTCGTTCTTCATCAAACTGCAAGTGAGAAAAGACCACATCAGAACACTGTTTAAATGTTTCTCTTAAAGTTTGCTCATTAATAGCTGGTTTTGACTTCTCTTTTTTCTGTTCTTTAGTGATGGCAGCTAATTTTTTGGCCTTCTTAAAGGAAATCTGTTTAAACTTCATTGAATGCTCCTCCGTTTTTGTATTGTTTGAAAGATAGCAATGACACCTATTAAAACTGAAAAGCTAAAGAAAAGCCAAAAAGTAGCTGGTAACAAGTACAATCTTAAATAATCATTAAATTGAAAATCAGTAATTGGAGCAAGTACAATTCCGCCAACTACAAACAAACAGAAAAATAAAATACGATTTTTTTTCTCTGACTTCGCTGGTAACATCTCTTTTATTAAAAAAAAGAATAAACTAATTCGAATAAACGAGCCAGAAAGCCATTGATAAACGGATAAAAAGTCTACATGTTCGAAAAAACTCCCAATCGATACGAGGCCCCATTGTTCAAAAGGAGGAAATCGTTGTAATGTTGCCTCTGTTGGACCAAATTCCACAATAGCACCGATGAGAGGTCCCGTTGTTAATGCTGTTAAAATCAGTACGATCGCAGCGAAATGCCGAAATGTTAGCGATTTATTTACTCTATGTTGTAATAACAGAAAGATAAAGATCTCTACGAGTCCAGAAGCTTGATAAATCATTCCCTCAAACACAGGCCGAAAACCATGCTCTAGAACAGGAAATAGCAAGGAGTGATCTTTAAACTTGAAATTGGCGATCGAGACAAAAAAGCCGAAAATGACAATAAAAAACAAAAGAAAGACATTCACCCTATTAAGCGTTTGTAATTTGGCTTTGGCTAAAAACCAACAAGTAAATAAGAAGAGAATAGTCAATACAATGGGGGGAGTTTCTGGCATATAACCGACAGTTGTCCAAGTAATCGTCTCTCTTAATGAGATTCCGCACATTAAAAGTAAATAAGCAATGAGAACAAAGATGATTAATTTTGTCGCTTTATCACCTATGACCTCAGAAAGCCAGACGATTAATGGTTTTTTATTCGTTTGTTTAAGAATAAAAAGCAATAACGGAACCCAGAGAAGTGTTATGAGCATTGTAAATAATACACTCATCCAAGCATCTCGCCCTGAAACAGATATCAATGGAGAAATAACTAATACATGATTTTTTAATCCAATTGCTGTCATAGCTAACAATATTAATTGCAACGGAGAAATTGTATTTGGGTTATAAATGGCAACCACCTACAAAATGTTTGATAAGGATAGTTTTGACCAGGAAGGATGGAATATGTATCAAAAAAATATCCGAAATATATTCAGAATTAAAGTAATTTTTTAATAAAAATATAAAATTTGTATTTTCAAAAAACAAAATATGTTAAACTGAAATAGATTCATTTTGCACAATAATTACATATGGAAAGAGCGGCTGAAAAAGTCCCTCTTTCATTTTTTACATTTAATAGGGGAAAGGTGATTGGAATGATTACAGAAAATTTAGAAGTTAAGACAAAAAACTATATTGCCGGGGAATGGCAGGAGCTTCAAGGAGAGGGCGTGTCCGTCTATAATCCATCTAATACTTCTGAGAAAGTAGGAGATATGTACTTTTCAACGGAAGAGCAGGCGTTTGAAGCTGTAGCCGCCGCTCGCGAAGCATTGCCTACTTGGAAGAAGAAATCAGGAAGTGAAAAATCGGCTGTTTTATATAAGATGGCTGAAGTGCTTGAAAAATCGGCTGAAAAAGTAGCTTCATTGGCTAGCCGTGAAATGGGAAAACCAATCGGGGAAATGCGTGGAGAAGTGATGCGTGCTGTCAACTTACTTCGTTTCTATGCAGCGGAAGGCATTCGTCCAGATGGTCAACTCATCCCTTCTAGTGAACAAAATGTCGTTCAGTATTCAAGAAGAGTTCCGCTTGGAGTTGTAGCAATTATTACTCCATGGAATTTCCCAGTGGCGATTCCGATTTGGAAAATTGCTCCTGCTCTGATTTGTGGCAACACGGTTGTGTGGAAGCCAGCAGAACAGGGTGTGCTAACCGCCACGTTGTTAATGGAAGTGTTTGAAGAAGCGAATTTGCCAAAAGGTGTATTAAACTTAGTGATCGGTAAAGGGCGAGTTGTTGGTAATGTGTTACTTGAAAAAGCTGAAATTGATGCGGTTAGCTTTACTGGCTCCACAGCTACAGGTCAGCGTGTAGCAGCTGCATGTGCACAGCGTAACATTAAGTATCAAACAGAAATGGGCGGAAAAAATGCGGCTATCGTTTTAAAGGATGCTGACTTAGAGAAATCTGTTCCAGTTATTTTAGGCGGTGCTTTCCGTTCAGCTGGACAAAAATGTACAGCAACTAGTCGAATGATTGTTGAAAAAGCCATTTACCCAGAGTTTGTCGCGGCGATTCAAAAAGCATTAAATGAAGTCGTTGTAAGTGAAGCGAGCGAGAACCCATATTTAGGTCCTGTTGCTTCTAAAAGCCAATATGAGACGGTTTCTGAATATGTAGAACTCGCTCGTAAAGAAGCGAATGTCATTGGGGAAGGTCCACTGAAAACGGATAAGCAAGGCTACTTTATTCAGCCAATGGTTGTAGATGGCATAACAGCGGAGCATCGTCTATTCCAAGAAGAAATTTTTGGTCCAGTTGCCGCGGTCGTACAAGTGGAAGACTTTGAAGAAGCGATTGATGTATGTAACGACTCATTATATGGATTAAGTGCCGCTATTTTTACAAATGATATGAACAAGGCGATGCGTTTTCTTGATGAGGTAGATGCTGGAATGGTTCGTGTTAACCAAGAAACGTCCGGTGTGGAATATCAAGCTCCATTCGGTGGAATGAAGTGGTCTAGCTCATACACAAGAGAACAAGGACAAGCTGCATTGGATTTCTATTCTCAAGTGAAAACTTGTGCGATTAAGTATCAATTATAAGCAAGCAAAACTCCAGATTTTTTAGTCTGGAGTTTTTTAGGTTCACCTTTGCGAATGAACGTGAAAGCCTTTTTAGACATATGATAAAAGTGCCTAGAAAGGGGGGACTTCATTTGACAAACTATCAGCAATTTATAAAAGAAGCGAAACAATGGTGTGAACAGGGAGAAGGAGAGATTGAGCCAGAACGATTAACGGAATGGACAGAACAGCTAGACGAATTAGAGACAGTGATCGATCAACAGTTATTACAAAAGAAAATGGAGGCTTTATACAGGGAATGGGATGAATGGTATCAAAGTTTGAACGGTGAAAGAAATAGTATGAGTCGTGTTCCAATAGGAGGTCATAAACTTCCTCCACTGCCTTATCGATATGATGCTTTAGAGCCCTATATTGATGAAGCGACGATGAGGCTTCATCATGATATCCATCACCAAGGCTATGTCGATGGATTGAATAAGGCAGAAAAGGAAATGGAGAAGGCGAGAAAAAAGAATGATTACGCATTAATCAAGCATTGGGAGAGAGAAGCGGCTTTCAATGGAGCAGGTCATTATTTACATTCGATTTTTTGGAAAGTGATGTGCCCAAAAGGCGGTGGCCAACCTACGGGTGAGTTAGAGCGAGAAATCACTCGTTCCTTTGGAGGGTTCTCGCCCTTTAAACAGCATTTCTCAGCAGCTGCTGAAAAGGTGGAGGGCTCTGGATGGGCAATCCTTGTTTGGGCACCACAAGCGAAGCGACTCGAAATACTGCAAGCGGAGAAACATCAAAATTTGAGTCAATGGGATGTTGTCCCCTTACTCGTTCTTGATGTGTGGGAGCATGCTTACTATTTAAAATATCAGTCGAAGCGGAAGGAGTACATTCAAAATTGGTGGAATGTCGTTTGTTGGGATGAGGTAGCTAAGCGTTTACAACGTGCGAAGACAATTTGAAAAAATAAGACGTGTATATTTTTATCTTTTATTTTATAATGGAGAAAAATATTAGAACTGCTAGAGGTGCCTGATAATGGCTGAGAGAAAAACAGACGTTTTTCAACTCTTTGAACCTGATCTGGATGATGCCAGCGTAGGGAAGTAGTATATGAATGTTGACTTCATGAACTATTGCCGGATCCAGGTTTCATTGGATTCGGCTTTTTGATGTTAGAAAGGGGTGGTTTTGGTGAGTCGCGTCAACAAATTAACTTATATGGCTGTATTGGTCGCTATCGCTACTTATGCTTCTGCTCTTATTTGGTTTCCAGCTGGAGTCGCGAAAGCCTATCCTGTTCAGCATGCGATTAATGTGATAGCCGCAGTGTTACTTGGGCCGATTCCCGCAGTGGTGATCGCTTTTGTTACGAGCCTGCTTAGAAATTTACTAGGAACAGGCTCATTGCTTGCTTTTCCTGGAAGTATGATAGGTGCTTTTCTTGCAGGTTATCTTTATCAAAAAACGAATCGAATGTGGACAGCTTCTCTTGGTGAAGTGATTGGAACGGGTGTGATCGCTCCTTTGTTTGCAGTCCCTTATGCCAAAGTATTTATGGGAACGACGGTCGGTGCCTTTTTCTTCTTGCCATCTTTTCTTGTGAGTAGTTTATCTGGGGCAGTCATTGGCCTTATTTTAGTAAAGCGTCTTGTGAAATTAAAGGTGTGGAAACTGAAATTTTAACACTATTGCCAGCGGAGTGCAATGGTAAGATGACAGCAATTGTTGCCCCCTGCTTTTGACCTTAATTCGACATGAATACTGTCAGGATTGAAAGATATATCTGTTTTCGATGTAATTCCTGCCGATTTTATTAATCGCTCTACTTCCTTTTGCTTGGCTTGTTGGGCAGCATTCATGACTTGATAAGCAAAACTAGGAGAATCAGACAGTTTATTTAACAGCAAGTTTGTTTCCTTTAACAGATTTTTCATTGATTGAGCCGATTGCTTAAACAAGGTGACATCGATTTGTGGATAAACTCTTTGATGGATAGCTGGATAGTAAAGATAATCAGGATAAAAGTAACCAGTCGGATAGGAAGGATACATCGCTCATTATTCCTCCTAATTGTTAATTTTCTATAATATACGAGCGAGATGAAGATAAGTGACGAGTGACGCAACACTCGAAATCTATTGAAGATTCTATTTTATTGTGGTAAAACTAAGACAAGTTCAATTAAATAAGATTCACCACTAGGGGTGCTGTTTTAAGCTGAGAGAGGCTATTAGCCTTAACCCTTATAACCTGAACTAGGTAATACTAGCGGAGGGAAGAGGTGTTGTAATAATGAGTGAGACTGCCACTTGGCAGGGGACTATGCGTTTTTTACAGCCACTTCTTTTCTAAGAAGTGGCTTTTTTGTATTCGGAGGTGAAAGACATGGAAGAAAATGTAGCGTTTCTTATGAAGCAAGTGGAGGATCGACAGGATGAATTAATCGCTCTGCTAAAAAGATTAATTACTTATCAAACTCCGGCACCGCCGGCGAGAAACACGAAAGAAGCTCAACATTATATCGCAAATCTGTTAAAAGACTTAGGTTTTTCAGTTGATGTGTGGGATATATATCCTAATGATCCGAATGTTGTCGGTACATTAAAGGGGAGAGACGGAGAGAATTACAAAAGCTTAATTATTAATGGTCATATCGATGTGGCTGAAGTAGATGATGATGAAGTTTGGGAGATAGGCCCATTTGATCCTATTGTGAAGGATGGAGCTATTATTGGTCGAGGGGCCGCTGATATGAAAGGCGGGTTGGCAGGAGCTTTATTTGCGGTTCAATTGCTTCATGAAGCAGGTATTCATCTTCCTGGCGATTTAATTTTCCAATCGGTTATTGGTGAGGAAGTTGGAGAAGCGGGTACGTTAGAATGCTGTAAACGCGGGTATAAAGCGGATTTCGCTGTTGTGGTAGATACGAGTGATTTGCATATTCAAGGTCAAGGTGGAGTGATCACTGGCTGGATCACACTGAAAAGTAAACAAACGTACCATGATGCGACAAGAAGAAATATGATTCATGCAGGTGGTCGTTTACATGCGGCCAGTACGATTGAAAAAATGATGAAAATTATTGAAGGATTACAGGAACTAGAACGTCATTGGGCAGTGATGAAAAGCTACCCGGGATTCCTGCCGGGGACGAATACGATTAATCCTGCTGTGATCGAAGGTGGTCGTCATGCAGCTTTTGTTGCGGATGAATGCCGTTTATGGATTACTGTTCATTACTACCCGAATGAAACCTACGAGCAAGTTGCTCAAGAAGTAGAAGAACATATTAGAAAAGTAGCAGAAGGTGACTTATGGCTGCGAAACAATCCCCCGATGTTTGAGTGGGGAGGATCATCAATGATTGAAGATCGAGGAGAAATTTTCCCTTCTTTTGAGGTCGATCCTGATCATCCAGCTGTCCATACACTGATGCAATCACATGAAAGTATTTTCACTCAATCACCAGTTTTGGATGTATCACCAACTGTCACAGACGGTGGTTGGCTTGCTAATGCTGGGATTCCAACGGCTCTCTATGGCCCTGGAGATTTAGAAAATGCTCACTCAGTCAATGAGCAGTTATCGATTGATCAGCTGATTCAATTCACAAAGGTAATGATTCACTTTATTTATCAGTGGGGACATACAAAAAGATAGATAGACGATTGTACATAAAATGAACGATTCAAGGAGTGGAGAATAATGAAATTTAGTGAAAGATTACATCAAAAATTACAGCCGATTTGGAGACAAAATCATAGTCATCCTTTTGTGAAAGGAATGGGCGATGGAACGTTAGATCAAGAGAAGTTTCGTTTTTACATGGTTCAAGATTATTTGTATTTAATTGATTATGCGAAAGTGTTTGCTTTAGGAGCAGTGAAAGCGAATGACTTGGAGACAATGGGGAAATTTGCTACTTTATTAGATTCGACGTTAAATATGGAAATGTCGCTTCATCGCCAATATGCGGCTCGATTTGGTATCTCAGAAGAGGAGTTAGAGCAGGCACAGCCTTCACCGATTACGCTTGCTTATAATCATTATATGCTGTCGGTTAGTCAAAGCGGAGGCTTACCGGAACTATTAGCTTCTTTATTACCTTGTGCATGGAGCTATTGGGAAATTGGCAAAGAGTTAAATGAAATTCCAGGAGCAAGTGAGCACGAGTTTTATGGTAACTGGATTCAAATGTATAGCTCGGAGGAATTTGGTCAGTTAGCGATGTGGTGTATTGACCTTCTTGATCAACATACGGAAGGAAAAACAGAAGCAGAACTGGATAAATTAGAAGAGATTTTCTTAAATACGACTCGTTTTGAATATATGTTCTGGGATATGGCCTACAAGGAAGAGATGTGGCCAGGGAATGAATAAACCTGTATTAACGTTTCAAGATGTGACCTTTTCTTATGATCAAAAGGGAGCAATTCTTGATGGCTTCAATGTACAAGTGTTCGATCGGGAGTTCATTAGCATTGTCGGTGCGAGCGGTTCAGGAAAAAGTACGCTGTTCCGATTAATTACTGGCTTAGAACAACCCGATAGCGGAAAAATTTTGATTAATGACATAGAACATACAAATCGGCTCGGGCAAGTGGGCTATATGCCGCAACAAGATTTATTAATGCCGTGGAGAACCATTGTAGAAAACGCGGCACTGCCACTTGAAATTAAAGGGATGAGTAAAGGGGAATCTCAAGATCAAGTGCTTCCTCTTCTTGAGGAATTTGGCTTAAAGGGTGTGGAAAATTGTTACCCAGGTGAGCTTTCAGGAGGGATGAGGCAACGAGTCTCTTTTTTACGAGCCGTACTAAGTGGTTCGAATGTCCTTTTGTTAGATGAGCCTTTTAGTGCACTTGATGCCATTACTAGGTTGTCGATGCAAGAGTGGCTTCTTACTCAATGGGAAAAACGAAAAACGACCGTCCTTTTTATCACCCATGATGTTAATGAGGCATTATTTTTATCTGATCGTATTTTTATTTTCACTGAAACGCCCGTACAGCAATTAGAAGAGGTAAAGGTTAACTTGCCAAGACCAAGAAACTTACGTGATTTAAATGACCCGATGATTCTTGATGTAAAAGATCAATTAATTGAGCAGCTGCGCAAGAAGGTGACAACATGAAATATAGCAAGGAATGGATGCCTGCTGCGTTAGTAATATTAGCTTTTTTATTGATTTGGGAAGTCGTTGCTAGGTCGATGAATATGGTATTTATTTTGCCTCCACCAACCGGCATTATTGCTAAGCTGTGGGAACTGAAAATCCCACTTTTCACCGAGCATTTACCGGCTACTTTGTTAATTATTGTCATGGGGCTTTCGATTTCTATTGTGTTTGGTGTTGGAATGGCTGTTTGGATGAATGTAAGTAAGATAGCCGAAAGAGCTTTTTATCCGATCATTATCTCTTCACAAATGATCCCGGTCATTGCACTTGCCCCAATTTTTATCTTGTGGTTTGGGTATACGATTTGGAGTAAGGTCGTTGTGACGGTGTTAATTACCTTTTTCCCAATCACTGTGAGCACGTTTGATGGCTTGCGTTCAAGCAGTAAGGAATTGAAAGAGCTGCTGTTAACGATGGGGGCGGGAAAAAAAGAGATTTTCTTTAAACTAAGCGTTCCTTCCGCTTTGCCTTATTTTTATTCTGGATTAAAAGTGGCTGTTACATTAAGTGTTATTGGGGCGGCAATTGGAGAATGGTTAGGTGCTCAAGCAGGGCTTGGTTACTTCAGCCGTCGGATGATGACTCAGTTTGACGGAGCAGCAGTATTTGCACCTATCGTTTTATTATCAGCCGTTGGTATCGTGATGTTTACGATCGTGAAAATGTTAGAAAGAAGATCTTTAAAATGGAGGAAAACGGAATGAAAAAATGGTTATTGGTGGCTGTTAGTATTGTTTTCGCAGCGATGCTTACGGCGTGCGGGTCAAAAGAGAAAGAAGAGAAGACAACTTCAAATGAAGAGAAAAAGGAACTGAAGGATGTAAGTATTATGCTTGATTGGTATCCAAATGCGGTACATAGCTTTTTATATGTAGCACAAGAGAAGGGCTATTTTGAAGAGGAAGGAATTAATCTAGATATTCAATTTCCTGCTAATCCAACAGATCCTATTACTTTAGCAGCTGCTGGTAAAGTTACACTTGGCATTTCTTATCAGCCGGATGTTGTGATGGCTCGTACAGATCAAAATGTAGCAGTTAAATCTGTCGGTGCCATTGTTCGTTCGCCATTAAATCGAGTGATGTTCCCGAAAGATAGCGATATTCAAACACCGAAAGATCTAGAAGGAAAAACCATTGGATTTTCAGGTATTCCTTTAAATGAAGCGATTATTGATACGATGGTGCAGCATGACAAAGGAGATCCAGAAAAAGTGAAGATGGTGGATGTCGGCTTTGAATTGAATGCAGCTGTTGTCAGTAAGAAAGCGGATGCAGTAGTTGGTGCTTATATTAATCATGAAGTACCGTTATTGAAGCACGAAGGATTTGATACTCGTAACTTTGATCCGTCAAAATATGGAGTCCCTAATTTTTATGAGTTGGTTGTTGTAACAAGTGATCAAACATGGAATGAGCAACAAGATGTCATTAAGGCATTTTGGCGTGCAGCTGAGAAAGGCTTCGAGTTTACCGAGCAAAATCCGGATGAAGCACTTCAAATATTATTAAGTAAACAAGATGAAGCCAACTTCCCACTTATAGAAGAAGTCGAAAAGCAAAGTCTTGATATTCTGTTGCCAAAGATGAAATCTGAAAATGGCTTTGGTTATCAGGAAAAAGAATCTTGGGAAGAAACAAGCAAGTGGATGAAAGAAGCTGGATTGATTAAGAAAGATCCTAACGTAGATGAGCTGTTTGTAAATATCGCTGAGTAATTTAACGCATTCAATCAATAGCGCGGGAAGGATGTTAACAGGATGGACAAAGCTAGCATTGGAAAGACATTAACAACATTGCGTGAGCAACAACCACTTATACACAACATTACAAATGTCGTTGTGACGAATTTTACCGCAAATGGATTATTGGCACTAGGCGCCTCTCCTGTGATGGCTTATGCCAAAGAAGAAGTAGCTGATATGGCGAGGATCTCAAGTGCGCTAGTCCTTAATATCGGTACATTGGATAAGGAAAAAGTGGAGGCGATGATCATCGCTGGGAAAGCAGCCAATGAAGCAGAGGTTCCTGTTATTTTTGACCCAGTAGGTGCTGGAGCGACCATTTATCGAACAGAAGCGGCTCGTAAAATTGTTCGTGAAGTAAAAATATCAGTCATTCGAGGAAATGCCGCTGAAATTGCTCATGTGACAGGACATAAATGGGAGATTAAAGGTGTCGATGCGAAAGAAGGGCAAGGGGATACCGTTCAACTAGCGCAAGAGGCGGCGAAAAGTCTAGGGATATCGGTTGTAATTACAGGTAAGGTGGATGTGGTCACCGATGGACAAACGACCTATCTAGTTCATAATGGAGATGCGATGTTAACAAAAGTGACAGGTGCGGGCTGTTTATTAACTTCTGTGATCGGAGCATTTGCCGCAGTAGAAAAAGATGTACTGTCTGCGGCGTTGTCAGCCGTTGTCACTTACGGAGTAGCAGCTGAAAAAGCGATTCAAGTGAGTGGAGAAAAAGGGCCAGGAAGTTTTCAAATCGAGCTTTTGAACAGCCTGTCAAAGGTAACAGAAGAACAGATTCAATCATCAGCATTGTTCGAATAAAGATTATGATTATTTGAGGTGAACAAACATGACAGTATGTAAAGCATTAACAATTGCAGGATCAGATAGCGGCGGCGGAGCGGGGATACAAGCAGACTTAAAAACCTTTCAAGAGCTTAATGTATATGGAATGTCTGCTTTAACCGCCGTAACTGCTCAAAATACACTTGGGGTTCATGGCGTGTATCCATTATCGGTTGAAGCCGTCGAAAAGCAGATCGAAGCTATTGGCGAAGACATGGGGACTGATGCACTAAAAACCGGGATGTTATTCAGTAGCGAAATTATTCGGGCGGTTGCTAAGCAAATTGAAAAGTATCGTTGGGAAAAAGTTGTCGTTGATCCGGTCATGATTGCAAAAGGTGGAGCTTCTTTATTGCAGGAAGAGGCTATTCAAGCGATGAAAGAAGTGTTGTTGCCGCTAGCGATGGTCATTACACCTAACATACCTGAAGCTGAAGTGCTTGCAGACATGAATATTCGCAACCTTGAAGACCGCAAAATAGCCGCCGAAAAATTATATCATGCCGGCGTGAAGAATGTTGTCATAAAAGGTGGACACGTGAATGATGGAGATGAATTAATCAATCTTTTATTTGACGGAAATGACTTTACTTATGTCAAAAGCTCGCGGATTTCCACGAAAAATACACATGGAACGGGCTGCACATTTGCGGCGGTAATGACGGCTGAAATAGCAAAGGGTCAAACGGTGCAACAAGCGGTAGAAACAGCTTCCGCATTCGTTCATGCAGCAATTGAACAGGACTTGCATATCGGCAACGGACATGGGCCGACGAATCACTGGGCCTTTAAACAGGGCCCGTTACACGAAAAGGAGCATCAGTAAAATGGATCGCTTAAGACAACAGTTGAAAGTGTATTTAATTATGGGGACTGCTAACAGTATTTTTCCCCTTCAACAAACATTGGAGGAGGCTATTAAAGGTGGCGTAACGATGTTCCAATTTCGTGAAAAAGGCGCTGATGCTTTAATAGGAGAGAAAAAGCTTCAATTAGCGAAGGAGCTACAAGCCATTTGTCAAGAACACCACATTCCGTTTATTGTGAATGATGATATCGATTTAGCTATCCAACTAAATGCAGACGGTGTTCATATCGGGCAGGATGATGAAAATGTAGCTGTCGTTCGTGAGAAGTTGCCAAATAAAATCATTGGCGTATCTACTCATACCATCGAAGAAGTGGAAGCTGCAATCGCAGATGGAGCAGACTATTTAGGGATAGGTCC
Proteins encoded in this region:
- a CDS encoding endospore germination permease produces the protein MVAIYNPNTISPLQLILLAMTAIGLKNHVLVISPLISVSGRDAWMSVLFTMLITLLWVPLLLFILKQTNKKPLIVWLSEVIGDKATKLIIFVLIAYLLLMCGISLRETITWTTVGYMPETPPIVLTILFLFTCWFLAKAKLQTLNRVNVFLLFFIVIFGFFVSIANFKFKDHSLLFPVLEHGFRPVFEGMIYQASGLVEIFIFLLLQHRVNKSLTFRHFAAIVLILTALTTGPLIGAIVEFGPTEATLQRFPPFEQWGLVSIGSFFEHVDFLSVYQWLSGSFIRISLFFFLIKEMLPAKSEKKNRILFFCLFVVGGIVLAPITDFQFNDYLRLYLLPATFWLFFSFSVLIGVIAIFQTIQKRRSIQ
- a CDS encoding superoxide dismutase — protein: MIKVPRKGGLHLTNYQQFIKEAKQWCEQGEGEIEPERLTEWTEQLDELETVIDQQLLQKKMEALYREWDEWYQSLNGERNSMSRVPIGGHKLPPLPYRYDALEPYIDEATMRLHHDIHHQGYVDGLNKAEKEMEKARKKNDYALIKHWEREAAFNGAGHYLHSIFWKVMCPKGGGQPTGELEREITRSFGGFSPFKQHFSAAAEKVEGSGWAILVWAPQAKRLEILQAEKHQNLSQWDVVPLLVLDVWEHAYYLKYQSKRKEYIQNWWNVVCWDEVAKRLQRAKTI
- the thiW gene encoding energy coupling factor transporter S component ThiW, yielding MSRVNKLTYMAVLVAIATYASALIWFPAGVAKAYPVQHAINVIAAVLLGPIPAVVIAFVTSLLRNLLGTGSLLAFPGSMIGAFLAGYLYQKTNRMWTASLGEVIGTGVIAPLFAVPYAKVFMGTTVGAFFFLPSFLVSSLSGAVIGLILVKRLVKLKVWKLKF
- a CDS encoding spore germination protein, yielding MKFKQISFKKAKKLAAITKEQKKEKSKPAINEQTLRETFKQCSDVVFSHLQFDEERVTLIYCSGLVSTDMLYKTVPRKLEEFLKNPPSEFTEDWMQSLKLPTLQVVTNNEKAEMDIFSGKLLLIFHSGAVIYSVDISDRPQRDTEESTMEITVKGPRDNFIEDIIVNHALIRKRLRTTSLRSETLEIGKRSKTKVALLYMDDIIDQQVLDEIKTKITAIDVDGVYSGTQLEELINDSPYFLFPRHAYTGRPDFAVQSLLSGRFILLIDGVSYASIMPVNLFSLLKTAEDSETNYVYNASERLIRVVGIAVAAFLPGFWVALTSFHQNQVPLTLLATVIESRRGVPFPTAMEALLMLILFEVFREAGMRLPLSVGQTLSVIGGLIIGDAAIRAGLTSPAMLVVIAASTIATFTLVNQTLVGTVSLIRFFVITLVALFGLFGFFVSIFLIGTCVANIHSFGVPYLHVASEMSFKNTLKTLLKLPAQLDNKRISAMNLQDKTKGGGSS
- a CDS encoding aldehyde dehydrogenase family protein, with translation MITENLEVKTKNYIAGEWQELQGEGVSVYNPSNTSEKVGDMYFSTEEQAFEAVAAAREALPTWKKKSGSEKSAVLYKMAEVLEKSAEKVASLASREMGKPIGEMRGEVMRAVNLLRFYAAEGIRPDGQLIPSSEQNVVQYSRRVPLGVVAIITPWNFPVAIPIWKIAPALICGNTVVWKPAEQGVLTATLLMEVFEEANLPKGVLNLVIGKGRVVGNVLLEKAEIDAVSFTGSTATGQRVAAACAQRNIKYQTEMGGKNAAIVLKDADLEKSVPVILGGAFRSAGQKCTATSRMIVEKAIYPEFVAAIQKALNEVVVSEASENPYLGPVASKSQYETVSEYVELARKEANVIGEGPLKTDKQGYFIQPMVVDGITAEHRLFQEEIFGPVAAVVQVEDFEEAIDVCNDSLYGLSAAIFTNDMNKAMRFLDEVDAGMVRVNQETSGVEYQAPFGGMKWSSSYTREQGQAALDFYSQVKTCAIKYQL
- a CDS encoding acetylornithine deacetylase, which translates into the protein MEENVAFLMKQVEDRQDELIALLKRLITYQTPAPPARNTKEAQHYIANLLKDLGFSVDVWDIYPNDPNVVGTLKGRDGENYKSLIINGHIDVAEVDDDEVWEIGPFDPIVKDGAIIGRGAADMKGGLAGALFAVQLLHEAGIHLPGDLIFQSVIGEEVGEAGTLECCKRGYKADFAVVVDTSDLHIQGQGGVITGWITLKSKQTYHDATRRNMIHAGGRLHAASTIEKMMKIIEGLQELERHWAVMKSYPGFLPGTNTINPAVIEGGRHAAFVADECRLWITVHYYPNETYEQVAQEVEEHIRKVAEGDLWLRNNPPMFEWGGSSMIEDRGEIFPSFEVDPDHPAVHTLMQSHESIFTQSPVLDVSPTVTDGGWLANAGIPTALYGPGDLENAHSVNEQLSIDQLIQFTKVMIHFIYQWGHTKR